The following proteins are co-located in the Pelecanus crispus isolate bPelCri1 chromosome 5, bPelCri1.pri, whole genome shotgun sequence genome:
- the WDSUB1 gene encoding WD repeat, SAM and U-box domain-containing protein 1 isoform X2 codes for MATLIRTLADHSDDVNCCAFSSSCLATCSLDKTIRVYSLNNFAQLPYSPLRGHTYAVHCCCFSPSGHLLASCSTDGTTMVWDTRDGRMLAVLEQPSGSPVRVCRFSPESTYLVSGAADGSVVLWNMQSLKLYRSGNVKDGSLVACAFSPNGNFFVTGSSCGDLTIWDDKMRCLYNEKAHDLGVTCCDISSQPVSDGEHGFRYFQMASCGQDNQIKLWLILFADFLGNTVENESKVAVEDWSEDDVSAWLYAQDLADFVGLFKVNNIDGKELLNLTKESLTNELKIESLGLRSKVLQKIEELRMKTISVTIPDEFLCPITRELMKDPVIAADGYSYEKEAMENWITNKRRSSPMTNLPLPSLMLTPNRTLKMAISRWLETQQKYS; via the exons ATGGCGACATTAATTCGCACTTTAGCAGATCATAGTGATGATGTCAACTGCTGTGCCTTCTCATCATCGTGCTTGGCTACTTGTTCCTTGGACAAAACAATTCGTGTTTATTCTTTAAACAACTTTGCTCAGCTTCCGTACTCACCTTTAAGAGGTCATACATATGCTgtccactgctgctgcttctctccatcAGGACACCTTTTAGCTTCATGTTCAACAGATGGCACTACCATGGTTTGGGACACTCGCGATGGTCGGATGCTGGCAGTGCTAGAGCAGCCCAGTGGCAGTCCTGTTAGAGTCTGCCGATTTTCTCCTGAGTCCACATATCTAGTGTCAGGGGCAGCGGATGGGAGTGTAGTTCTTTGGAACATGCAGTCATTGAAACTGTACAG ATCTGGGAATGTTAAAGATGGTTCTTTGGTGGCCTGTGCATTTTCTCCTAATGGAAATTTCTTTGTCACTGGATCATCGTGTGGTGATTTAACCATTTGGGATGATAAAATGAGATGCCTGTATAATGAAAAAGCACATGATCTTGGCGTTACCTGCTGTGATATTTCTTCACAGCCAGTTTCTG ACGGTGAACATGGATTCAGATACTTCCAGATGGCTTCTTGTGGTCAAGATAATCAGATCAAACTCTGGCTTATTTTGTTTGCAGACTTCTTAG gaaatactGTAGAAAATGAATCAAAGGTGGCTGTTGAGGACTGGTCAGAGGATGATGTTTCAGCCTGGCTTTATGCACAAGACTTAGCAGACTTTGTTGGGCTTTTCAAAGTGAATAACATTGATGGCAAAGAACTGCTGAATCTTACTAAAGAAAGTCTGactaatgaattaaaaattg AGTCTCTAGGCCTGCGCAGTAAAGTCCTCCAGAAAATTGAAGAACTGAGGATGAAAACGATCTCTGTTACTATCCCTGATGAGTTCTTATGTCCTATAACAAGGGAGCTTATGAAGGATCCTGTCATTGCAGCAG ATGGCTATTCCTATGAAAAGGAAGCAATGGAAAACTGGATCACCAATAAAAGACGATCTAGTCCCATGACAaatcttcctctcccctctcttaTGCTTACACCAAACAGGACACTGAAAATGGCTATTAGTCGCTGGCTAGAGACTCAGCAGAAGTATAGTTAA
- the WDSUB1 gene encoding WD repeat, SAM and U-box domain-containing protein 1 isoform X1 encodes MATLIRTLADHSDDVNCCAFSSSCLATCSLDKTIRVYSLNNFAQLPYSPLRGHTYAVHCCCFSPSGHLLASCSTDGTTMVWDTRDGRMLAVLEQPSGSPVRVCRFSPESTYLVSGAADGSVVLWNMQSLKLYRSGNVKDGSLVACAFSPNGNFFVTGSSCGDLTIWDDKMRCLYNEKAHDLGVTCCDISSQPVSDGEHGFRYFQMASCGQDNQIKLWLILFADFLGVELKYKCTLNGHSAPVLACAFSYDGQMLVSGSVDKCVIIHETSTGNTLHTLSQHTRYVTTCAFAPHSPLLATGSMDKTVNIWQFDLQQPCAGNTVENESKVAVEDWSEDDVSAWLYAQDLADFVGLFKVNNIDGKELLNLTKESLTNELKIDGYSYEKEAMENWITNKRRSSPMTNLPLPSLMLTPNRTLKMAISRWLETQQKYS; translated from the exons ATGGCGACATTAATTCGCACTTTAGCAGATCATAGTGATGATGTCAACTGCTGTGCCTTCTCATCATCGTGCTTGGCTACTTGTTCCTTGGACAAAACAATTCGTGTTTATTCTTTAAACAACTTTGCTCAGCTTCCGTACTCACCTTTAAGAGGTCATACATATGCTgtccactgctgctgcttctctccatcAGGACACCTTTTAGCTTCATGTTCAACAGATGGCACTACCATGGTTTGGGACACTCGCGATGGTCGGATGCTGGCAGTGCTAGAGCAGCCCAGTGGCAGTCCTGTTAGAGTCTGCCGATTTTCTCCTGAGTCCACATATCTAGTGTCAGGGGCAGCGGATGGGAGTGTAGTTCTTTGGAACATGCAGTCATTGAAACTGTACAG ATCTGGGAATGTTAAAGATGGTTCTTTGGTGGCCTGTGCATTTTCTCCTAATGGAAATTTCTTTGTCACTGGATCATCGTGTGGTGATTTAACCATTTGGGATGATAAAATGAGATGCCTGTATAATGAAAAAGCACATGATCTTGGCGTTACCTGCTGTGATATTTCTTCACAGCCAGTTTCTG ACGGTGAACATGGATTCAGATACTTCCAGATGGCTTCTTGTGGTCAAGATAATCAGATCAAACTCTGGCTTATTTTGTTTGCAGACTTCTTAG gtgttgaattaaaatataaatgcacATTGAATGGACATTCTGCCCCGGTTCTGGCTTGTGCGTTTTCTTATGATGGGCAGATGTTAGTTTCAGG gtctgtGGACAAGTGTGTCATAATACATGAAACT AGTACTGGCAATACGCTTCATACTTTGTCTCAGCATACCAG atatgtTACAACTTGTGCTTTTGCACCACATAGTCCTTTACTTGCCACAGGTTCAATGGATAAAACTGTGAACATATGGCAGTTTGACCTTCAGCAACCCTGTGCAG gaaatactGTAGAAAATGAATCAAAGGTGGCTGTTGAGGACTGGTCAGAGGATGATGTTTCAGCCTGGCTTTATGCACAAGACTTAGCAGACTTTGTTGGGCTTTTCAAAGTGAATAACATTGATGGCAAAGAACTGCTGAATCTTACTAAAGAAAGTCTGactaatgaattaaaaattg ATGGCTATTCCTATGAAAAGGAAGCAATGGAAAACTGGATCACCAATAAAAGACGATCTAGTCCCATGACAaatcttcctctcccctctcttaTGCTTACACCAAACAGGACACTGAAAATGGCTATTAGTCGCTGGCTAGAGACTCAGCAGAAGTATAGTTAA
- the WDSUB1 gene encoding WD repeat, SAM and U-box domain-containing protein 1 isoform X4 → MATLIRTLADHSDDVNCCAFSSSCLATCSLDKTIRVYSLNNFAQLPYSPLRGHTYAVHCCCFSPSGHLLASCSTDGTTMVWDTRDGRMLAVLEQPSGSPVRVCRFSPESTYLVSGAADGSVVLWNMQSLKLYRSGNVKDGSLVACAFSPNGNFFVTGSSCGDLTIWDDKMRCLYNEKAHDLGVTCCDISSQPVSDGEHGFRYFQMASCGQDNQIKLWLILFADFLGVELKYKCTLNGHSAPVLACAFSYDGQMLVSGSVDKCVIIHETSTGNTLHTLSQHTRYVTTCAFAPHSPLLATGSMDKTVNIWQFDLQQPCAGNTVENESKVAVEDWSEDDVSAWLYAQDLADFVGLFKVNNIDGKELLNLTKESLTNELKIESLGLRSKVLQKIEELRMKTISVTIPDEFLCPITRELMKDPVIAADGYSYEKEAMENWITNKRRSSPMTNLPLPSLMLTPNRTLKMAISRWLETQQKYS, encoded by the exons ATGGCGACATTAATTCGCACTTTAGCAGATCATAGTGATGATGTCAACTGCTGTGCCTTCTCATCATCGTGCTTGGCTACTTGTTCCTTGGACAAAACAATTCGTGTTTATTCTTTAAACAACTTTGCTCAGCTTCCGTACTCACCTTTAAGAGGTCATACATATGCTgtccactgctgctgcttctctccatcAGGACACCTTTTAGCTTCATGTTCAACAGATGGCACTACCATGGTTTGGGACACTCGCGATGGTCGGATGCTGGCAGTGCTAGAGCAGCCCAGTGGCAGTCCTGTTAGAGTCTGCCGATTTTCTCCTGAGTCCACATATCTAGTGTCAGGGGCAGCGGATGGGAGTGTAGTTCTTTGGAACATGCAGTCATTGAAACTGTACAG ATCTGGGAATGTTAAAGATGGTTCTTTGGTGGCCTGTGCATTTTCTCCTAATGGAAATTTCTTTGTCACTGGATCATCGTGTGGTGATTTAACCATTTGGGATGATAAAATGAGATGCCTGTATAATGAAAAAGCACATGATCTTGGCGTTACCTGCTGTGATATTTCTTCACAGCCAGTTTCTG ACGGTGAACATGGATTCAGATACTTCCAGATGGCTTCTTGTGGTCAAGATAATCAGATCAAACTCTGGCTTATTTTGTTTGCAGACTTCTTAG gtgttgaattaaaatataaatgcacATTGAATGGACATTCTGCCCCGGTTCTGGCTTGTGCGTTTTCTTATGATGGGCAGATGTTAGTTTCAGG gtctgtGGACAAGTGTGTCATAATACATGAAACT AGTACTGGCAATACGCTTCATACTTTGTCTCAGCATACCAG atatgtTACAACTTGTGCTTTTGCACCACATAGTCCTTTACTTGCCACAGGTTCAATGGATAAAACTGTGAACATATGGCAGTTTGACCTTCAGCAACCCTGTGCAG gaaatactGTAGAAAATGAATCAAAGGTGGCTGTTGAGGACTGGTCAGAGGATGATGTTTCAGCCTGGCTTTATGCACAAGACTTAGCAGACTTTGTTGGGCTTTTCAAAGTGAATAACATTGATGGCAAAGAACTGCTGAATCTTACTAAAGAAAGTCTGactaatgaattaaaaattg AGTCTCTAGGCCTGCGCAGTAAAGTCCTCCAGAAAATTGAAGAACTGAGGATGAAAACGATCTCTGTTACTATCCCTGATGAGTTCTTATGTCCTATAACAAGGGAGCTTATGAAGGATCCTGTCATTGCAGCAG ATGGCTATTCCTATGAAAAGGAAGCAATGGAAAACTGGATCACCAATAAAAGACGATCTAGTCCCATGACAaatcttcctctcccctctcttaTGCTTACACCAAACAGGACACTGAAAATGGCTATTAGTCGCTGGCTAGAGACTCAGCAGAAGTATAGTTAA
- the WDSUB1 gene encoding WD repeat, SAM and U-box domain-containing protein 1 isoform X3 encodes MATLIRTLADHSDDVNCCAFSSSCLATCSLDKTIRVYSLNNFAQLPYSPLRGHTYAVHCCCFSPSGHLLASCSTDGTTMVWDTRDGRMLAVLEQPSGSPVRVCRFSPESTYLVSGAADGSVVLWNMQSLKLYRSGNVKDGSLVACAFSPNGNFFVTGSSCGDLTIWDDKMRCLYNEKAHDLGVTCCDISSQPVSGNTVENESKVAVEDWSEDDVSAWLYAQDLADFVGLFKVNNIDGKELLNLTKESLTNELKIESLGLRSKVLQKIEELRMKTISVTIPDEFLCPITRELMKDPVIAADGYSYEKEAMENWITNKRRSSPMTNLPLPSLMLTPNRTLKMAISRWLETQQKYS; translated from the exons ATGGCGACATTAATTCGCACTTTAGCAGATCATAGTGATGATGTCAACTGCTGTGCCTTCTCATCATCGTGCTTGGCTACTTGTTCCTTGGACAAAACAATTCGTGTTTATTCTTTAAACAACTTTGCTCAGCTTCCGTACTCACCTTTAAGAGGTCATACATATGCTgtccactgctgctgcttctctccatcAGGACACCTTTTAGCTTCATGTTCAACAGATGGCACTACCATGGTTTGGGACACTCGCGATGGTCGGATGCTGGCAGTGCTAGAGCAGCCCAGTGGCAGTCCTGTTAGAGTCTGCCGATTTTCTCCTGAGTCCACATATCTAGTGTCAGGGGCAGCGGATGGGAGTGTAGTTCTTTGGAACATGCAGTCATTGAAACTGTACAG ATCTGGGAATGTTAAAGATGGTTCTTTGGTGGCCTGTGCATTTTCTCCTAATGGAAATTTCTTTGTCACTGGATCATCGTGTGGTGATTTAACCATTTGGGATGATAAAATGAGATGCCTGTATAATGAAAAAGCACATGATCTTGGCGTTACCTGCTGTGATATTTCTTCACAGCCAGTTTCTG gaaatactGTAGAAAATGAATCAAAGGTGGCTGTTGAGGACTGGTCAGAGGATGATGTTTCAGCCTGGCTTTATGCACAAGACTTAGCAGACTTTGTTGGGCTTTTCAAAGTGAATAACATTGATGGCAAAGAACTGCTGAATCTTACTAAAGAAAGTCTGactaatgaattaaaaattg AGTCTCTAGGCCTGCGCAGTAAAGTCCTCCAGAAAATTGAAGAACTGAGGATGAAAACGATCTCTGTTACTATCCCTGATGAGTTCTTATGTCCTATAACAAGGGAGCTTATGAAGGATCCTGTCATTGCAGCAG ATGGCTATTCCTATGAAAAGGAAGCAATGGAAAACTGGATCACCAATAAAAGACGATCTAGTCCCATGACAaatcttcctctcccctctcttaTGCTTACACCAAACAGGACACTGAAAATGGCTATTAGTCGCTGGCTAGAGACTCAGCAGAAGTATAGTTAA